In Toxoplasma gondii ME49 chromosome X, whole genome shotgun sequence, a single genomic region encodes these proteins:
- a CDS encoding hypothetical protein (encoded by transcript TGME49_214860): MRRHRTAQNGEADSLQEQFRKERRQLERIFQCNVSATGLSESNKDGLFPQRQVFDRSIHNAKVAGKNVWWIAGKLAQAQDDEKMERRYAVKKKNESAGETFAVGTRGRKPLCRE, encoded by the coding sequence ATGCGGCGACACCGGACAGCACAAAATGGAGAAGCTGACAGTCTGCAGGAGCAGttcagaaaggagaggaggcagctGGAAAGGATTTTTCAATGCAATGTCTCGGCAACAGGGCTATCAGAGAGCAATAAAGATGGACTCTTTCCTCAACGGCAAGTCTTTGACCGCAGCATCCACAACGCAAAAGTCGCCGGTAAAAACGTTTGGTGGATTGCTGGAAAGTTGGCGCAAGCGCAAGACGACGAAAAGATGGAAAGGCGCTACGCCgtcaagaagaaaaacgaaagcgCGGGCGAGACTTTTGCAGTTGGGACGCGTGGACGAAAGCCGCTGTGTCGAGAGTGA
- the AP2X7 gene encoding AP2 domain transcription factor AP2X-7 (encoded by transcript TGME49_214840) has protein sequence MEAMAEPTPPAPGGEMLRDAVRMETSLPEKSVGADLSSESVANTVEERGTSLPDPAAQLQDADLSSGDLAADRSTEIALSTQLQLEQLDALQRHVQKQLLAGVSSLATESEKLQTGEVGAPFAGVSGDSGDSEEGREALASKTGEAPDAAEKGPAAAHFKAKGWGNDAGLAALSGGTTVEEEGENSSSSLGFSASSPGGQGSGEDTSALLPATSAVKQGTQDDLRLLVLQESMIKGTPGVALPTLEGAGGRVTPSASDQTFSSIQFAEEAQSPQKPTTLPALLTAGKRTRRGQAATGSDAAEGEAKALASPSALRFCGENPQSSLSTPQDVDAHGQSTEATPASSVHASGERKAKREEPEPMKTRRLARAAAQAAALAAASSGGQDGAASVKDGKTDLSVYLSQEGLASQVALAQSSSGPLANVAGAHPGLYLDEASALAGLVPGVGKGGVSVSTVPGAECPPMNASLLPVAAGLAGPGTPGAAGPLLASTHLAHPVSGLAGVAGPQGAGLGGVSGPQGGSPEFDRNDLLMRPGVSYYGGRQAWVAEIKYGGRRRFKVFSVAKYGYEGAKQMAVDTRERWEEAREAGELDQLMMSSQRHQCPVQSGVKGVYYDTARKGWRVVVTLNCRQMSKFFLASKFGNAEAKRLAIECRQMWLDAIQNGRADDVFEKARKLVSFKTKGVNGAGAGTDRSGAGAGAGLTPNTAVGTAPGVCAGATPHASAPGMLASRFANGAAGASPQGVGAAGDLSHSALLAGGAGAPLQGPSPADLLNSSLSSLGKFGAPQGTLAEGTSSSCLFSTAGTPSRNLRDASNELLLAAAAANASSAHTGTAALLSGRPGGAVGAGAGSNGGASGEGSASLAVAAAAFLSPSALTSGPRGERGDTPGTCGANPAGNSPTEENATAGQQTGAVLPAGTTPGTRPSPGFGLASFSGAGGAPGACAETGATGTGAAGDAGAALLAVASQQRFDPKLLQQHPLAEQQLVLQQWGEAAAAVAGGVGIPQTLFSSSGCAEGESNANGTMRDPVVAANQQQLQLQLLQELNRGASLPPLLDVLWGPSVAGTGAAAAAPGDREAGATQGAEGACGVGENGELVTLPAGATREETAGGTPSSLLTMGLGGQEEGAAGEGAAGQNGCGISAPVLSLLLQQQGLHHQQLAAAAAAAARGCAPPQGPGTGALCGFNRDGNMVVLGNPIAGTPGCLLSGSASGDGTTSAEKRGANPLGGALGNAMGAGMAGHLAGDTLLGAGASRLGNAATPTGASGSKRRRTQQGGVGLQGSNAGPGSGAGVGSRRHQRQGKDALVAGGLGGAGNTGTGDCAGAKPAGVTGSESSTCDVRGVYLDTRNNAWAATMGVHGRNVKKSFAVAKHGYETALQLAIHARRQLERIYWGSSPGDEQDASLLAAGRGNNAAAAGAAHAAPAATGALPASLAAPHQAAPAVPQTLLHTQQPLQSLQGLCWPAPGGIAQGATGAAGACARPEDEMTASMAALRGAILDPASLSRLSGEEAASAEAAARTAVAAGSLLYGAPFGSSLPAGLAATPVVATPSGAAEGATELLTPGGDPRGVVGAGRVRTAGEETHEGTARQAVPGMLGATGDSLLSPGLGMTAGASSGVLPGGPTLLGSGLEGREASLNMANLIATASAGNSPSGGLIVRDALAALLLQLDPQQRMALLQGDMNSLNSLQTAFLQNSQFFAPSCAPDANQLFVGANAPAGTGPLGAAASERCAPSLVLGAEGTANVGCVGVPAGQAKETNGAASPEKEAEEHGAAEGKVERAFTFSGKEEELRASKQEETGKEEVSEAVNMSGLRTCNTVMAPDLAGVEVTTQQTVEGGEAVNGNSVEAREGAKEEPELEKPEENAAPSEEQ, from the coding sequence atgGAGGCGATGGCAGAACCTACGCCGCCGGCTCCCGGGGGCGAGATGTTGCGAGACGCCGTGCGGATGGAGACATCGCTTCCAGAGAAGAGCGTGGGCGCGGACCTTTCTTCAGAGAGTGTGGCAAACACAGTAGAGGAGCGCGGAACGAGCCTCCCCGACCCCGCTGCGCAACTGCAAGACGCCGACTTGAGTTCTGGAGACCTCGCGGCCGACAGGTCCACGGAAATCGCGCTGTCCACTCAGCTCCAGCTCGAGCAGCTCGACGCTCTGCAGCGCCATgtgcagaagcagctgctggcCGGTGTCTCGAGTCTGGCGACAGAGTCCGAAAAGCTGCAGACCGGGGAAGTAGGGGCGCCATTCGCGGGAGTCtcaggagacagtggagacagcgaggagggGCGCGAGGCCCTCGCTTCAAAGACAGGCGAAGCGCCCGAcgccgcagagaaaggccCCGCCGCTGCGCACTTCAAGGCCAAGGGCTGGGGCAACGATGCCGGTTTAGCCGCGTTGTCGGGCGGGACGACGgttgaagaggaaggcgagaactcgtcgtcttctctcggcttctctgcgtcttctcccggCGGCCAGGGAAGCGGCGAGGACACAAGCGCACTGCTCCCCGCGACTAGCGCCGTAAAGCAAGGCACCCAGGACGACCTGCGGCTCCTCGTGCTCCAGGAGTCGATGATCAAAGGGACCCCTGGGGTCGCGCTGCCGACTCTGGAAGGCGCCGGTGGCCGCGTGACTCCGAGCGCGTCGGACCAAACTTTCTCGTCTATTCAGTTTgccgaggaggcgcagagccCCCAGAAACCAACCACGCTCCCAGCGCTGCTGACGGCCGGGAAGCGCACCCGCCGGGGTCAGGCCGCTACCGGTTCCGACGCggcagagggcgaggcgaaggcgctcGCGAGCCCGAGCGCGCTGCGCTTCTGTGGAGAGAATCCCCAgtcttcgctgtcgacgCCACAGGACGTGGACGCCCACGGCCAGTCAACTGAGGCGACGCCCGCCTCcagcgtgcatgcaagtggcgagcggaaggcgaagcgcgaggagCCCGAGCCGATGAAGACTCGACGCCTGGCGCGCGCGGCGGCGCAGGCAGCGGCGCTGGCAGCGGCTTCAAGCGGTGGCCAGGACGGAGCCGCGAGCGTGAAGGATGGAAAGACAGACCTTTCCGTGTACTTGTCTCAAGAGGGCCTCGCCAGCCAAGTGGCTCTCGCGCAGTCGTCGTCGGGCCCGCTCGCAAACGTCGCGGGGGCCCATCCGGGCCTGTACCTGGACGAGGCGTCGGCGCTCGCAGGCCTTGTCCCCGGAGTGGGGAAAGgcggtgtgtctgtctcgacagTGCCCGGCGCCGAGTGCCCACCGATGAACGCGTCGCTGCTGCCAGTGGCCGCGGGTCTGGCGGGCCCCGGGACCCCGGGTGCTGCAGGCCCCCTGCTCGCGTCGACGCACCTCGCGCACCCTGTGTCGGGTCTCGCGGGGGTTGCAGGCCCACAGGGCGCAGGCCTCGGGGGGGTCTCGGGCCCGCAGGGAGGCTCTCCGGAGTTCGACCGTAACGACTTGCTGATGAGGCCTGGGGTGAGCTACTACGGCGGCCGGCAGGCCTGGGTCGCGGAGATCAAGTACGGGGGCAGGAGACGCTTCAAGGTCTTCAGCGTCGCCAAGTACGGCTACGAGGGTGCGAAACAGATGGCCGTAGACACCCGCGAGCGATGGGAAGAGGCccgagaagcaggcgagCTCGACCAGCTGATGATGAGTTCGCAGCGACACCAGTGCCCTGTCCAGAGTGGAGTCAAGGGGGTCTACTACGACACCGCCCGAAAGGGCTGGAGAGTTGTTGTCACGCTGAACTGCAGACAGATGAGCAAATTCTTCCTCGCGAGCAAGTTCGGAAATGCAGAGGCGAAACGTCTTGCCATCGAATGCCGACAAATGTGGCTCGACGCGATCCAGAACGGCCGCGCCGACGACGTCTTCGAGAAGGCCCGAAAACTCGTGTCTTTCAAAACCAAGGGTGTCAACGGCGCAGGAGCCGGTACAGACCGCAGCGGTGCAGGCGCGGGCGCAGGCCTGACACCCAACACCGCGGTAGGGACCGCCCCTGGCGTCTGTGCAGGCGCGACACCTCACGCGTCGGCACCAGGCATGCTGGCTTCGCGGTTCGCAAACGGAGCCGCGGGCGCATCCCCTCAGGGCGTCGGAGCGGCAGGCGATCTGTCGCACTCGGCCCTGCTTGCGGGCGGGGCTGGAGCCCCGCTGCAGGGCCCGTCGCCGGCGGACTTGTTGaattcttcgctctcgtctttgggGAAGTTCGGGGCGCCCCAAGGGACGTTGGCGGAGGGGACCAGCAGCAGCTGTCTGTTTTCAACTGCGGGGACGCCGTCGCGGAATCTGCGTGACGCGTCCAACGAGCTCCTCCTCGCAGCTGCGGCAGCCAACGCGTCGTCCGCGCACACAGGCAccgccgcgcttctctcggggCGTCCGGGTGGCGCCGTGGGCGCCGGCGCGGGCTCGAACGGCGGGGCCAGCGGCGAGGGGAGTGCCTCGCTAGCCGTAGCTGCCGCGGCTTTCCTGTCGCCCTCCGCACTCACGTCTGGGCCGAGGGGCGAGCGGGGAGACACCCCGGGGACTTGCGGGGCGAACCCGGCCGGGAACTCCCCGACCGAAGAGAACGCAACAGCGGGCCAGCAGACCGGCGCTGTGCTTCCAGCGGGGACGACGCCGGGGACGCGCCCGTCGCCGGGCTTCGGACTCGCGTCCTTCTCAGGAGCTGGTGGGGCACCGGGAGCCTGCGCAGAGACTGGTGCCACAGGGACAGGGGCGGCGGGGGACGCGGGGGCCGCGCTTCTCGCTGTGGCTAGCCAGCAGCGCTTCGACCCTAAACTTCTGCAACAACACCCGCTCGCGGAGCAGCAGCTCGTTCTACAGCAGTGGGGCGAGGCCGCCGCGGCTGTCGCTGGAGGCGTTGGGATTCCTCAGAcactcttctcctcttcgggCTGCGCCGAGGGTGAGAGCAACGCGAATGGGACTATGCGGGACCCTGTGGTCGCAGCGAatcagcagcagctgcagctgcaaCTCCTTCAAGAGCTGAACCGCGGGGCGTCTCTCCCACCTCTCCTGGACGTCCTCTGGGGGCCCTCCGTCGCGGGCACAGGCGCCGCGGCAGCCGCACCTGGAGACCGAGAGGCAGGCGCGACCCAGGGCGCCGAGGGCGCCTGCGGCGTGGGCGAGAACGGCGAGCTTGTCACGCTCCCGGCTGGGGCGACGCGGGAGGAGACGGCTGGCGGAACTCCGTCTTCGCTCCTGACCATGGGCCTGGGGGGCCAGGAAGAAGGTGCTGCAGGCGAGGGCGCCGCGGGGCAGAACGGTTGCGGAATCTCCGCGCCGgttctgtcgctgcttcttcagcaaCAAGGCCTCCACCACCAACAGCTCGCGGCCGCAGCCGCGGCTGCGGCGCGGGGCTGCGCCCCGCCGCAGGGCCCGGGGACTGGAGCCCTGTGTGGATTCAACCGCGACGGGAATATGGTGGTGTTGGGAAACCCGATCGCGGGCACTCCGGGGTGTCTCCTTTCAGGGTCCGCGTCCGGGgacggcacaacgagcgccgaGAAGCGCGGCGCGAATCCGCTGGGAGGCGCACTCGGCAACGCCATGGGCGCCGGCATGGCCGGCCACCTCGCGGGCGATACACTTCTTGGCGCGGGGGCCTCCCGACTTGGGAACGCCGCGACGCCGACGGGCGCCTCGGGCTCCAAGCGGCGCCGCACTCAGCAGGGAGGGGTTGGGCTCCAGGGTTCGAACGCTGGCCCTGGCAGCGGAGCGGGTGTGGGATCGCGGAGACACcagagacaggggaaggATGCGTTGGTTGCTGGCGGCTTAGGAGGCGCAGGAAACACTGGCACCGGGGACTGCGCGGGCGCAAAGCCCGCCGGCGTGACTGGCTCCGAGAGCAGCACCTGCGACGTGAGGGGGGTCTATCTAGACACGCGGAACAATGCGTGGGCGGCAACCATGGGGGTCCACGGACGCAACGTGAAGAAGAGTTTCGCTGTCGCGAAGCACGGCTACGAGACTGCGTTGCAGCTGGCGATTCACGCGCGGAGGCAGCTGGAGCGAATCTACTGGGGTTCCAGCCCCGGCGACGAGCAAGACGCTTCGCTGCTCGCAGCTGGGCGCGGAAACAACGCCGCGGCGGCCGGGGCAGCCCACGCGGCCCCCGCTGCGACGGGAGCCCTGCCCGCGTCGCTCGCGGCTCCGCACCAGGCGGCTCCAGCTGTGCCGCAGACACTGCTCCATACCCAGCAGCCGCTGCAGTCCCTCCAGGGGCTCTGTTGGCCCGCGCCGGGTGGCATCGCCCAGGGAGCGACGGGGGCCGCAGGCGCATGTGCGAGGCCCGAAGATGAGATGACGGCGAGCATGGCGGCGCTGAGGGGCGCGATTCTGGACcccgcttcgctgtctcggctctcaggcgaggaagcggcaAGCGCGGAAGCGGCTGCACGAACGGCCGTGGCCGCAGGGTCTCTTCTCTACGGCGCGCCGTTCGGCTCCTCGCTGCCTGCGGGCCTCGCCGCGACCCCAGTCGTAGCGACGCCGAGCGGCGCCGCGGAAGGGGCGACTGAGTTGTTGACCCCTGGCGGAGATCCGAGGGGCGTAGTCGGGGCGGGTCGCGTCCGCACCGCAGGTGAGGAGACCCACGAGGGGACGGCGCGGCAGGCGGTCCCCGGTATGCTGGGCGCGACTGGAGAcagtctgctgtctccgggCCTAGGGATGACTGCTGGCGCCTCCTCTGGGGTGCTGCCGGGAGGCCCCACACTCTTGGGCTCGGGGCTGGAGGGCCGCGAGGCGTCGCTGAACATGGCGAATCTCATTGCGACAGCTTCGGCAGGGAACTCGCCCTCTGGTGGGTTGATCGTGCGCGACGCTCTGGCGGCGCTGCTCCTTCAACTCGACCCTCAACAGCGGATGGCCCTTCTGCAGGGCGACATGAATTCGCTCAACTCGCTGCAGACTGCCTTTCTGCAAAACTCGCAGTTCTTCGCACCGTCCTGTGCACCAGACGCGAACCAGCTCTTCGTAGGGGCGAACGCACCCGCGGGCACTGGGCCCTTGGGGGCGGCAGCCTCGGAGCGTTGTGCGCCGTCGCTCGTGCTCGGTGCCGAGGGGACAGCGAATGTGGGGTGCGTCGGAGTCCCCGCGGGccaggcgaaggagacgaacggGGCGGCGAGTcccgagaaagaagcagaggagcaCGGAGCTGCCGAGGGGAAGGTGGAGCGCGCCTTTACGTTttctggaaaagaagaagagctcaGGGCAAgcaaacaagaagaaaccgggaaggaagaagtgaGCGAAGCTGTCAACATGTCTGGTCTGCGCACATGCAACACAGTGATGGCTCCCGACCTCGCAGGAGTGGAGGTGACGACTCAACAGACTGTTGAAGGGGGAGAAGCCGTGAACGGCAACAGCgtcgaagcgagagaaggcgcgaaagAGGAACCTGAGCTAGAGAAGCCAGAGGAGAATGCAGCGCCCAGTGAGGAGCAGTAG
- a CDS encoding 1-deoxy-D-xylulose 5-phosphate reductoisomerase, putative (encoded by transcript TGME49_214850~Product name based on PMID:21573242.~Signal peptide predicted by SignalP 2.0 HMM (probability 1.000) with cleavage site probability 0.427 at residue 20), which translates to MPLLLFFFFLLLSLWLPASCASLRGSNLVARLSFLLQRKDPSSSRSSLAFVSLPPRRAALDLYFSRPASYLFPRSRVASSREWRARSLQFLSGALTAPGVPPAGRPDPLTPALFFAKRNAEESSFPGPRGVFHQETQHSLQPCGVPVGSVNALKELLRRTEEDPVSSLVSSPASLAPPASPPSTRVKRLVVLGSTGSIGKSTLEIAREFPDIFQIVGLAAGGSNLALLAEQVAAFRPQYVYLGDSSKVAELQERLNDHERSAAFPRPRLLLGDEGLAELACVPNYDILVSAIVGFKGVLPTLKALEAGKDVALANKEALVAAGPVFRCLLSTRGLLYGDQERQDRHERSHRSGDQEGDREEDTDGDRREECDKRRAKAGQKCGLLLPVDSEHSAIFQALQGVPASCYPPRKLLLTASGGPFRGRTRDELEQVTLESALKHPKWSMGAKITIDSATLMNKGLEVIEAHFAFGCPYSSIEVLVHPQAVIHSAVELRDGATLAQLGLPDMKLPIAYALTWPHRLAAPWSAGVDLTREGNLTFEKPDLNTFGCLGLAYEAGERGGVAPACLNAANEVAVERFRNKEIGFVDIEDTVRHVMALQERERDNFSDVSLQDVFDADHWARTAARAFKPRK; encoded by the exons atgcctcttcttctcttcttcttctttttgttGTTGTCACTGTGGCTGCCCGCCAGCTGCGCTTCTCTGAGGGGTTCGAACCttgtcgcgcgtctctcctttctcctacagagaaaag atccttcttcctcccgaTCGTCGcttgccttcgtctccctgcCACCGCGAAGAGCTGCTCTTGATCTGTATTTCTCGCGTCCGGCGTCGTATTTGTtccctcgctctcgcgtTGCCAGCAGTCGCGAGTGGAGAGCTCGAAgtctccagtttctctcgGGAGCACTGACAGCTCCCGGTGTGCCGCCAGCGGGCAGGCCTGATCCCCTCACGCcggcgctcttcttcgccaaGCGAAATGCCGAAGAAAGCAGCTTTCCTGGTCCGAGAGGAGTTTTTCATCAAGAGACACAACACTCGCTGCAGCCATGCGGAGTTCCAGTGGGGAGCGTCAACGCTTTGAA AGAACTCTTGCGACGTACCGAAGAAgaccctgtctcctcgcttgtctcctcgcctgcgtctctcgcgcctccggcttcgcctccctccACGCGTGTGAAGAGACTTGTGGTTTTGGGAAGCACTGGCAGCATCGGGAAGAGCACATTGGAGATCGCCAGAGAGTTTCCTGATATATTTCAAATTGTTGGCCTCGCAGCCGGGGGCTCCaatctcgctcttctcgccgagCAAGTGGCTGCTTTCAG GCCACAGTACGTGTATCTCGGAGACTCTTCCAAGGTGGCAGAGCTCCAAGAGAGGCTGAACGATCATGAGAGAAGCGCTGCTTTTCCTCGGCCCCGTCTTCTCTTGGGCGACGAGGGCCTTGCAGAGCTTGCATGCGTCCCCAACTACGATATTCTTGTCTCCGCTATTGTCGGCTTCAAAGGAGTTCTCCCCACACTGAAGGCCCTCGAGGCAGGCAAGGACGTGGCACTAGCGAATAAAGAGGCCCTGGTCGCGGCAG gccccgttttccgctgtctcctctccacgcGCGGTCTGCTCTACGGGGATCAAGAGAGGCAAGACAGGCACGAGAGATCGCACAGAAGCGGAGaccaagaaggagacagagaagaagacacagacggagacagaagggaggaaTGCGACAAGAGGCGCGCGAAGGCAGGGCAGAAATGcggcctccttcttcctgtcgaCTCCGAACACTCGGCAATCTTTCAGGCGCTTCAAGGTGTGCCGGCCTCTTGCTACCCCCCTCGGAAGCTGCTTCTGACTGCTAGTGGGGGACCCTTCCGAGGCCGGACGCGAGACGAACTGGAGCAAGTAACTCTTGAAAGTGCTCTCAAACAT CCCAAGTGGAGCATGGGCGCGAAAATCACAATCGACAGCGCGACGTTGATGAACAAGGGCCTGGAAGTCATTGAAGCTCACTTCGCCTTCGGGTGTCCATACTCCTCCATCGAGGTCCTTGTTCACCCCCAAGCTGTCATCCACTCTGCAGTTGAACTACGAGATGGCGCCACGCTCGCCCAGCTTGGCCTCCCTGACATGAAGCTGCCCATCGCCTACGCCCTCACTTGGCCTCATCGGCTTGC CGCACCGTGGTCGGCAGGCGTCGACCTGACCCGGGAAGGCAATCTGACGTTCGAGAAGCCCGACTT AAACACATTTGGGTGTCTAGGCCTCGCCTACGAGGCAGGCGAACGAGGAGGCGTGGCGCCGGCTTGCTTGAATGCGGCAAACGAAGTAGCTGTTGAGAGATTCCGCAACAAAGAAATCGGGTTCGTGGACATCGAGGACACCGTTCGCCACGTCATGGCtttgcaggagagagaacgggacAACTTCTCAGACGTCTCTCTACAG GATGTCTTCGACGCTGATCACTGGGCTCGCACAGCAGCGAGGGCCTTTAAGCCGAGGAAGTGA